In bacterium, a single window of DNA contains:
- the fdhC gene encoding Fructose dehydrogenase cytochrome subunit: protein MSLKALSMVGGGLLVALLGTFSALAEPASTNSAAASEISRGEYLVRVMGCADCHTPKGMDARPIPGMELAGHPADAPLPVWRREMFQDNILATINLSFTAFAGPFGIAVAGNLTPCPDTGIGQKTADELIKSWRTGKHWKEDRMVLPPMPMDAYQHLTDEDIRAIFAYLMSLPAVYNDCPKSQMVTMPGSAAPKP from the coding sequence ATGTCCCTGAAAGCACTATCGATGGTCGGTGGCGGGCTGCTGGTCGCGTTGTTGGGAACGTTTAGCGCGCTAGCGGAACCAGCGAGCACAAACTCCGCAGCAGCGTCGGAGATCTCCCGGGGGGAGTACCTGGTACGGGTTATGGGCTGCGCTGACTGCCATACGCCCAAAGGCATGGATGCTCGTCCGATCCCCGGCATGGAACTCGCCGGGCATCCAGCCGACGCCCCCCTCCCGGTCTGGCGACGGGAGATGTTCCAGGACAACATCCTCGCGACGATCAATCTCAGCTTCACGGCCTTTGCTGGCCCCTTTGGCATAGCAGTCGCCGGAAATCTCACCCCCTGTCCGGACACCGGCATTGGGCAAAAGACCGCTGACGAACTGATCAAGTCCTGGCGGACTGGGAAGCACTGGAAGGAAGACCGGATGGTCCTCCCACCCATGCCGATGGACGCCTATCAGCACCTGACCGATGAAGACATCCGTGCGATCTTTGCCTACCTGATGTCCCTGCCAGCGGTCTACAACGACTGCCCCAAGAGTCAGATGGTGACCATGCCTGGATCTGCAGCGCCGAAGCCGTAG
- the tolB_1 gene encoding Protein TolB, with translation MSVWSPISLRLALWAGSLLVLIGCQGGSPATPSPTPSDTSGDLAAQFTQLPAGQQQELARVWDQVLSGADGRLSLGEYRLSMDLAQGTFQLTAVDRAGNAVQDVTSVLTNPACPNNNCVSFKLNARDTQTGRTSLTLYLYNPSATKVWDTRFIWTNLQDADRKPDGTFKTDNDVIILNPGGWTNEFDDAGDLPLMAPGMPDYSAYSTIIDDLGSGWPVINPFHTLSSNQVDKSLGGKELALADIEAIVRSDTADVTFIVTTSVGGQREDPFEFGAVVQVGLMDDNINGRTEIRAVIRDHQNDIGFTNPTDPDPTHLGVEFHAPDFFETSSDEIFQMEYQPPTGADPEGYWFVEIENWQVERAGKYPFYIRAHSDVNPLTMPQSWNLYWKGEILVVRDPSGGGGGGGAPTQDTIAYISTEFGDADIFLNKLQGGAKTNLNGVLDTNENGAEDIDPAFSSPYANPSGFGTKRWIAWASNRGTNGNFRIYVWDLNGQGPLHTYSQPIAVTASLDNCVAPSWSPSNDAIVCQCLDNRGRWAIRKYFIQLDPNDSLPPIIQPPIQLTRNNTGDNTNPSFDRSGNFVVFDSTRIRFDNAEIFVMSDDGENSMLNRITYQAGNDRDPAFASGTGFDQILFQRQTTEGWDIQVASFSAGVYVPPVARTNIIIESVVTNSADDINPAIAPDGRSMLFASNRGTSGAFNLYSVNAGPGGGGETRRTNTDDDEYRPAWGLDIF, from the coding sequence ATGTCTGTCTGGTCCCCGATCTCCCTGCGGCTGGCCCTGTGGGCCGGGTCGTTGCTGGTCCTCATTGGTTGCCAGGGCGGGTCACCGGCAACGCCGTCCCCCACTCCCAGCGACACATCCGGCGATCTGGCAGCGCAGTTCACGCAGCTGCCTGCTGGACAACAGCAGGAACTCGCCCGGGTGTGGGACCAGGTCCTGAGCGGTGCCGATGGCCGGCTGAGCCTGGGGGAATACCGGCTCAGCATGGATCTCGCACAGGGGACTTTCCAGCTGACCGCTGTCGACCGTGCCGGGAACGCGGTGCAGGATGTCACTTCGGTCCTCACCAATCCGGCTTGTCCGAACAACAACTGCGTCAGCTTTAAACTCAACGCCCGGGACACCCAGACGGGCCGCACTAGTCTCACGCTGTATCTGTACAACCCGTCTGCCACCAAAGTCTGGGATACAAGGTTTATCTGGACCAATCTGCAGGATGCCGACCGGAAGCCGGACGGGACGTTCAAGACGGACAACGATGTCATCATCCTGAATCCCGGCGGCTGGACGAACGAGTTCGATGATGCCGGGGATCTCCCCCTCATGGCCCCCGGGATGCCGGACTACTCGGCCTACAGCACGATCATCGATGACCTGGGCTCCGGCTGGCCGGTGATCAATCCCTTCCATACGCTATCGTCGAATCAGGTCGACAAGTCGCTGGGGGGCAAAGAACTCGCGCTGGCGGACATTGAGGCGATTGTGCGGAGCGATACCGCAGATGTGACCTTCATTGTCACGACCAGTGTCGGGGGTCAGCGGGAAGATCCGTTTGAATTCGGCGCGGTGGTGCAGGTCGGCCTGATGGACGACAACATCAATGGCCGGACCGAGATTCGCGCGGTCATCCGCGATCACCAGAACGATATCGGCTTCACGAATCCGACGGATCCCGACCCGACCCATCTGGGAGTCGAGTTTCATGCGCCGGACTTTTTCGAGACGAGCAGCGACGAAATCTTCCAGATGGAGTATCAGCCACCGACCGGCGCCGATCCCGAGGGCTACTGGTTTGTCGAGATCGAGAACTGGCAGGTTGAGCGGGCGGGCAAGTACCCGTTCTACATCCGGGCGCACTCCGATGTGAATCCGCTCACGATGCCGCAAAGCTGGAATCTCTACTGGAAGGGTGAAATCCTGGTCGTCCGCGACCCCTCGGGTGGCGGCGGCGGCGGGGGAGCCCCGACCCAGGACACCATCGCGTACATCTCCACTGAGTTTGGCGATGCGGACATCTTCCTGAACAAGCTCCAGGGTGGCGCGAAGACTAACCTCAACGGCGTGCTGGACACAAACGAGAATGGCGCGGAAGACATCGATCCTGCGTTTTCGTCACCCTACGCCAATCCTTCCGGGTTCGGGACCAAACGCTGGATTGCCTGGGCCTCCAACCGGGGGACCAACGGCAACTTCCGGATTTATGTCTGGGACCTGAATGGCCAGGGCCCGCTGCATACCTATTCGCAGCCGATCGCGGTGACCGCGAGCCTCGACAACTGTGTCGCACCGTCGTGGAGCCCCAGCAATGATGCCATCGTTTGTCAGTGCCTCGATAATCGTGGACGCTGGGCTATCCGGAAGTACTTCATCCAGCTCGACCCCAATGACTCCCTCCCGCCGATCATTCAGCCGCCGATCCAGCTCACCCGGAACAACACGGGCGACAACACAAATCCCTCCTTCGACCGGAGCGGCAACTTCGTGGTGTTCGACTCCACCCGCATCCGCTTTGACAATGCGGAGATTTTCGTGATGAGCGACGACGGCGAGAACTCGATGCTGAACCGGATCACCTATCAGGCTGGCAACGACCGGGATCCGGCCTTTGCATCGGGGACCGGGTTCGACCAGATTCTCTTCCAACGGCAGACGACCGAGGGTTGGGACATCCAGGTCGCGAGCTTCAGTGCTGGGGTCTATGTGCCGCCAGTGGCCCGGACCAACATCATCATCGAGAGTGTCGTGACGAACAGCGCCGACGACATCAACCCGGCGATCGCGCCCGATGGGCGGTCGATGCTCTTTGCCTCCAACCGGGGCACTTCCGGTGCGTTTAATCTCTACTCCGTCAACGCCGGTCCCGGCGGTGGCGGGGAGACCCGACGCACCAATACCGACGACGACGAATACCGCCCGGCCTGGGGGCTGGATATCTTCTAG
- the comEA gene encoding ComE operon protein 1 gives MTTPSPAKTPDGRPVQLTLLGQQLQPLELITGAIALVMILIVPAVYQQRQAAKAMAAGLQRQIDQAAGEGTVVPASRRYREIRVHVVGAVNDPGVIDLAEGGRVEDAIRLAGGATENADLSMINLAEIATDGQQILVPRQGEVWPADGSLGVRSDAVRKRIRINACTKEELEAIPGIGESLAQAIIDYRTARGAFSSLTELEEIPGIGAKKRAIIAAWVTLD, from the coding sequence ATGACCACCCCGTCACCTGCGAAAACGCCAGATGGACGGCCCGTGCAGCTCACGCTGTTGGGACAGCAGTTGCAGCCCCTGGAACTCATCACCGGTGCGATTGCGCTGGTGATGATTCTCATCGTGCCAGCGGTGTATCAGCAGCGACAAGCTGCCAAAGCGATGGCTGCGGGGCTCCAGCGCCAGATCGACCAGGCCGCCGGAGAGGGCACGGTGGTTCCAGCTTCGCGGCGTTACCGGGAGATCCGGGTCCATGTCGTTGGGGCTGTCAATGACCCGGGGGTGATTGATCTGGCCGAAGGTGGCCGGGTCGAGGATGCCATCCGGCTGGCTGGTGGAGCCACCGAGAATGCCGACCTGAGCATGATCAATCTGGCGGAAATCGCGACCGATGGGCAGCAGATTCTGGTGCCGCGTCAGGGAGAAGTCTGGCCCGCCGACGGGAGCCTGGGAGTCCGGAGCGACGCCGTTCGCAAGCGCATCCGCATCAACGCCTGCACGAAAGAAGAACTGGAAGCCATTCCCGGCATTGGCGAGTCACTGGCGCAGGCGATCATTGATTACCGGACCGCCCGGGGAGCATTTAGCAGTTTGACCGAGCTGGAAGAGATTCCCGGCATCGGCGCGAAGAAACGGGCCATCATCGCGGCCTGGGTCACTCTTGACTGA
- a CDS encoding Decaprenyl-phosphate phosphoribosyltransferase, producing the protein MPVSLAFVAAVVLLLLGFALLTSVGLPALQMGITYVVLTLAYSLWLKQIPILDVMLVALGFVLRATAGAVAIEAEPSPWLYLCTFLLMLMIALGKRRWELINLEYALAHRPNLGEYSLPLLDQFLSIVAAMTLMAYALYTFNNVHVEGHWLMLTIPNVLYGVIRYLALIHANEQGGVPEDAILKDPATMINLGLWIALSAALVVRFYKP; encoded by the coding sequence GTGCCCGTCTCACTGGCGTTCGTTGCAGCGGTGGTGCTCCTCCTGCTGGGCTTCGCACTATTAACCAGTGTTGGATTGCCAGCTCTGCAGATGGGGATCACCTATGTGGTCCTGACGCTGGCGTACAGCCTCTGGCTGAAGCAGATCCCAATCCTGGATGTCATGCTGGTCGCGCTGGGCTTTGTGTTGCGGGCGACGGCAGGGGCGGTTGCGATTGAGGCCGAGCCGAGTCCCTGGCTCTATCTCTGCACGTTTCTGCTGATGCTGATGATTGCGCTGGGGAAGCGTCGCTGGGAGCTCATCAATCTGGAGTATGCCCTGGCGCATCGGCCCAATCTGGGGGAGTACAGCCTCCCCCTGCTGGACCAGTTCCTGAGCATTGTCGCGGCGATGACGCTGATGGCGTATGCGCTCTATACGTTCAACAACGTGCATGTCGAAGGGCATTGGCTGATGCTGACCATCCCCAATGTCCTGTATGGCGTGATTCGGTATCTGGCACTCATTCATGCGAATGAGCAGGGGGGAGTCCCTGAAGATGCCATCCTCAAAGACCCAGCGACGATGATCAATCTGGGACTCTGGATTGCGCTGTCAGCAGCGCTGGTGGTCCGCTTCTACAAGCCCTGA
- the nadE gene encoding NH(3)-dependent NAD(+) synthetase has protein sequence MPQSPHLTAQLDLDLTLRAERVAPLLEAFVQEEVTKTGLGRVVVGLSGGIDSALATAIAVRALGAAQVTGVLMPSDSSQEASRTDAEALAKTLGIPALLKPIGPQIAAYFATEPDADRLRRGNKMARERMSILYDLSASLQALVLGTSNKTELLLGYSTLHGDSAYALNPNGDLYKTQVFQMGAWYQLPAAILDKAPSADLWPGQTSETELGYSFADIDRVLFLLVDERLQAAEVLALGVDAGLVDLVLRRVRGSQFKRSGPLYCKVSHRTVGTDFRYLRDWGL, from the coding sequence ATGCCGCAGTCGCCCCACCTCACAGCCCAACTGGACCTCGACCTGACTCTGCGGGCGGAGCGGGTCGCGCCGCTGCTCGAAGCCTTTGTTCAGGAAGAAGTCACCAAAACCGGACTCGGACGGGTGGTGGTAGGACTTTCGGGAGGGATTGACTCGGCACTGGCGACCGCTATTGCTGTCCGGGCCCTGGGGGCAGCGCAGGTGACAGGGGTCCTGATGCCCAGCGACTCCAGCCAGGAGGCGAGTCGGACCGATGCGGAAGCGCTGGCAAAAACGCTTGGGATCCCGGCACTCCTGAAGCCGATTGGTCCGCAGATTGCGGCGTACTTCGCGACTGAGCCTGACGCGGATCGGCTCCGTCGCGGCAACAAAATGGCCAGGGAGCGGATGAGCATCCTCTATGACCTCTCCGCCAGCCTGCAAGCGCTGGTGCTGGGTACCAGCAACAAGACCGAACTCCTGTTGGGATACTCCACGCTCCATGGTGACAGTGCCTATGCCCTGAATCCCAACGGAGATCTCTACAAGACCCAGGTTTTCCAGATGGGGGCCTGGTATCAGTTGCCTGCCGCCATCCTTGACAAAGCTCCATCGGCGGACCTCTGGCCCGGCCAGACTTCGGAAACGGAACTCGGCTACTCCTTTGCAGACATCGATCGCGTGTTGTTTCTCCTGGTAGATGAGCGGCTGCAGGCTGCGGAAGTCCTCGCCCTGGGAGTCGATGCCGGACTCGTGGACCTGGTGCTCCGGCGGGTCCGGGGGAGTCAGTTCAAGCGGTCCGGCCCTCTCTATTGCAAAGTGTCGCACCGGACGGTCGGGACCGATTTCCGGTACCTGCGGGACTGGGGGCTCTGA